The genomic stretch GTTCAGAGGACAGCGTCGAGGCTCGCTGATAATATCCATCAAGAGCTAAACTCGTGGTGCTCAACGGGGTACAGGGGCCTCGTCGCGTTGGCTGCTCGTGTAGGTTAGACTGTGGTGCGGATTCGGTAAAATGTAATCCAATTTGTTGGAGGGGTGAGGAGAGCGATCTTTCTTGGCTAGTGTAACCATGGTTACCTAGCACAATTGTGGTTGTATTCTAAAACTCTTCTTGCTTAATGAAATACGCGCCCAGAcgtgctctaaaaaaattgtAATGATGTACAAATCTATTGTCTCAAAAAAATACATGCATAATAAGTCGGTCCACACGCGCGCGCGTACATCCAAAACCTCTCCAGAAGCGGAATCAGAAGCAGAGAGCCAGAGAGaaagacatgcatgcatggcgtcgtcgtcgtgacatatgcatatatacgCAGTGTTTTGGTTCACTCCCGTCCCAGAAAACCGTGCATTCAGTTAACTGTACGCGGTCACAATGTGGCAGTACATACATGCTGACTGTGAATATGCACATGTCGCACACAGCACTAGCACATACTTTACCGCGAGAAGAACTTGAGTACATCTCCAGTACGTGCATGCATGGAACGGAGTGAAGGCCGGCTCGCCGCATGCACGCACGCACGACACGGCATATCGGTCGCAGAGAGAGGCAGAGATCCCCCTGTCTTTCCTTGCGCCGGATCGCGTGCGTGCGTCCGGGCCCTGCCATGATGCAGATGCGCAGCCATGGCCAGGGCCAGGAGCCAGCTGCTGCGTCGTCTGCGTGCTGCCTgagaccggccggccggcggcatCAGCTGCAGCTGCGCCTGCCCATCCCATCGCCCATGGTCATGggcgccatgcatgcatgcacgtcacctcctctctctctctgatctGGTCGATCTGGTCAGCTTGCCAGAAGACGCAGTACGTAGTGGGTGCAGAGATATCGAGTCCTTGACCTCTTCTCGCCCTGTGCAAGATTCCATCGTCCGTCGTCTATCCATCCGTTGCAATGGTATACCCAGACGTACTGATTGCATCGAAGACATTCTTTTGGATATCCCCTCTCTCCCTCACGAATGAACAAAAACacaaggatatatatatatatatatatatatatatatatatatatatatatatatatatatatatatatatatatatatatatatatatatatatatatcttggcAACGTATCATATGCATCTCTCTTgactctagctagctagcaagcTTCTGCAGCAAGACGCATAAAATATATACGGACTTGCTTGACTGCTGTGCATGCATACAGACCGATCATATGCATCTCGGCCTGATGCCGGCACAAGAGTAGTGGTAGATCGATGACTGGGGGACACATGTGCTAGTGTGCTTATTCTATGCGAGATGCTCTCCTTCCAGCGCGGCGCGTCCTTGACCAAATCAGCCCTTGGTGAGAATGGTCGTAGTTGCTTTTTGTTGTGATGTGCTTATATTAGTTAACTCATCAGCTTAGCTAGATCTAGGCTAATCTGGGTACGTTAACAAACCTCAGCTCTTACACTTCCACTGCCGGCAGCCGGCTATAAATAGCGGCCCGGCCATTGCAATGATATGCAACCAAGCGAGCAACAAGCATAACTGCTAGTTGCATTGCATTGCTCTCCATCATCCCTAGGAGCACAAGCAACTGGCTAGCTAGCTCTCCACTGTAACTGCAGTATTAGCTAGTATAAACTGCAGAGACAAGATAGAACAAGCTAGGTCACATTCCGAGCTAGCTCAAGAAGCAGCAATGGcgaagcagcagcaggaggttTACTTCGTGTTCATGAACTTTGACCCCGTGTACGAGCGCCTCAGAGCTGATCGGTAACACTAGTCTACTCCACTTAATTTCTTGCATTACTGTTAGCTAGTTTCCTCATGcttccaagttccaaactccagtggttcttggtcctctagctagctaggcctagctagctagcatatATATAATGTGATGctgttatatatatgtatatatgctgGTTTCGTCTGCAGGTCCAAGGAGGGGTCGGCCACGCTGGACGCGTACCTGAGTCACAAGCACGACAAGCTGCTCGCCAAGCTCCTCCAGCCTGACTCCTACTGCAAGAGGTCGTCgctcgccatcgtcgacggcttCGCCGTGGAGATAACTGAGGATCAGGTCATGACCGCTAGCTCCTTCAATTAATCCTCTTCAACCCTCATATGGAGAATGGGTGTATCCAAACTATCCTACAAGCATTAATGCATTATGCATGGATCCTCTCTTCACCTTCATTCTCtgatcagccatatatatatatatctatatatgtgTGTTTTGTGAACTTATTATTACATCATGATGACGACAGGCAAGCGTTCTGAGATCGGCCAAGGAGGTGAGGGTAGTGGAGAAGAACCAGGAGCTCGCATGATGATATCATCTCAGTCAAACGGCCGGATGGGactatatttttatgtatagaTGCTCTGACACGCATCAGCTGGTAGCTATAtggctatatatatatgcagctaattaagctttatatatataagcGTACGTTGTTTACTAAGGTAAAGCAGAGTCGTTGAGTTGTTCTTGTTCCTAGCTAGCTAGTCAATGGTGTATTAGTTGTGCGTGAGTGTGTGAACtcccatgcatgcatatggCTTTGTTGACTCCCTAGTCAAACTTAGCTGCTGCTAGTAGTACTAAGTACTACcctaatatataatatagtttcTTCGCTTGCTATGATCATCATCAGAGGATCGACGACTTCGAGACGACTATACTGAACTCTATATCGACCTGTAACTGCAATGGCTGTGATTTGTTCAAAAGCTATATATGTGTACTGTGTTAATAAGTAAACTCATAACTGTGTAACTATCTTCAGTCATGCATGTGGCTTCAGCAATCAGTGTCCACAAATTAATGTGCATCAGTGTGAACTCACGTACTGTGTGATTTTGGGTGTAAACTtctttgtatatatgtatataatatGCATACATGTACTAGCTATGTGGATACTTTGGGTGCCTATATGTAGGTACATATGCATGGCAGAATGTGATGGCGTGTGCTTTATTTGAGGCGTTGCATCGGTTGACCTTGTTGTTGAAACGAGACAAGAATTGAAGAGCTAgcgaacctcttgagaagaagaTCAGAGATATGATTCCTAATTGGCAGTTGCAAGGCTTTCGAGGTCttgatatatgcatgcatggcgCCAAAACTAAACTATCGATGCCGGCCTCTGCATTGGACTGATGAGCTACAACAATAGCGTGCATGGAAAAGCACATCTCTCTTCGTGATGCATGCAAAGTTGTGTGTCTGTCTGGGGAGGATATATGATTGGAGCTAGACGACGATGGATGGTGCATGGACTAGCTAGTGCGTATGTATGGCACCTGTTTTACCAACTGTCATCCGTGTGTATTATACATACTGACATACTACATACCTCTACATCTACACACACATACATGACACAGTCGATCAAAAATTAATTACTTTGAATGCATGCGTGTATAGGCCCTAGATCACAATATGACAATGTACAAATGCCCGATTAGGAGACAGTAGTACAATGTAGATGCATGGACATATGTGATATATATACGCCACCTGCCGGAGCTGTAGCCGACACAGGGTTCCTGGATGAATAGAGACCGAGCACAGTCCATCACACTACTACTGATCGACACGTTAGGCGCCTAGACGGTGACACGGCGATCAATAGGGTATATGTTTATTTTCTCACACTTCTATCTTCTCCCTCTCCAAATTACAAGTGGCTCTTATAGGTGCCTAGTTTTTGCTATATACAGCGGTGTATATATAAcaaaaactatgtatcttaAAAAGCTAAAACGATGACCAACAATTTTTAACGGTGTATAACAAAGACTATGTATCTTATTGGTGTctgatatatttttattgttgTTCAGACAACATACAATTGTATTGTTTGTTTGcctatagaaaaaattacaaattGTCTCTTGTGAGTTGTTTCTAGTTGTACTATTTGTCTATGTAATATTGTTGTATGGAAATTCAAGCACCTGAAATATAGCAACTCTCTAATTTTCTTTTATTCTCTCTGTTGGTCTCTAATTGATGTCAACATAATAAGTGCATATATTAGGCCCATTGGCATTTCAAAATTCGATCATCAGCATCATCAGTTACCTCACTTCCAATCACAAATGTAAGTACATCTGGATTTGGATTCTAATTGATGTCAACATCGACCTCTCGACCGCTTGGATGTTGTGGAAAGAAACATATGATAGCGTCTTCTAACGTCATGTGACTAAATGGTTCACTCTTTCTGGTCACTTGGTTAGGAAGATTGTTGGTGAGGTTGTACAATGGATCCTAACAGGTTAGGCCTAATTGCTAGTTCAATTAGGGATCGAGGAGTTGGA from Sorghum bicolor cultivar BTx623 chromosome 3, Sorghum_bicolor_NCBIv3, whole genome shotgun sequence encodes the following:
- the LOC8079496 gene encoding uncharacterized protein LOC8079496, encoding MAKQQQEVYFVFMNFDPVYERLRADRSKEGSATLDAYLSHKHDKLLAKLLQPDSYCKRSSLAIVDGFAVEITEDQASVLRSAKEVRVVEKNQELA